One stretch of Pseudomonas fluorescens Q2-87 DNA includes these proteins:
- a CDS encoding sigma-54-dependent Fis family transcriptional regulator: protein MTRHSAQPHPSELAAFVNEHFPERRISPDRMIAQSWYRSVIKHRLDPSSAARLDILCAEDIRQHQQRHQQYLDIASQGVSGLARRVVPAGFAVLLSDEQGITLDARLPDQHAPYVRSGLVVGARWDESIAGTNGIGTTLAAAEPLIIHREEHFLTSNARLSCSVAPIFNPQGLLQGCLNATCLNSDGPKQSQYLTLQLVILYARLIENAHFRQSYRDRLTLSLKPIDEIADLANEQLLALDDHGRVIGANHAAFVVHDRAGSPNLLGGHIDQLLPMGVDELLSLTNGGARSLRLRARQDEALLDVGLRIPSSHHRLASAPAKALRPRHPDLEQLAGDDPTLQQAVRRLRKVIDKDIAILITGETGTGKEAFARAIHQASARQDGPFVALNCAAIPESLIESELFGYRGGSFTGAEKKGMKGKLELANGGTLFLDEIGDMPAHLQTRLLRVLAEREISPIGAPTPVALDIQVICATHQDLQGMLRDKHFREDLFYRLNGMNLSLPPLRERSDRAQLIQQLLDSQLEARGLQLTAQARQCLLDAPWPGNIRQLINALRYAVALAEDGAIDLDCLPADLLLSNAHAQPASQLASSEPPASSLLAILRRHRWNISAAAAELGVARSTLYRQMKKQRLVQPNDRL from the coding sequence ATGACTCGGCATAGCGCGCAGCCCCACCCGAGCGAACTCGCTGCCTTCGTCAACGAGCATTTCCCTGAGCGGCGAATCAGTCCGGACCGGATGATTGCCCAATCCTGGTATCGCAGCGTCATAAAACATCGACTCGACCCCTCCTCGGCCGCCCGCCTGGACATTCTTTGTGCTGAAGATATCCGCCAACATCAGCAACGACACCAGCAGTATCTGGATATTGCCAGCCAGGGCGTCAGTGGCTTGGCTCGGCGCGTGGTACCGGCTGGCTTCGCGGTGTTGCTCAGCGACGAACAGGGCATCACCCTCGATGCCCGTCTGCCAGACCAGCATGCGCCGTATGTCCGCTCGGGTTTGGTGGTCGGCGCTCGCTGGGACGAGTCCATCGCCGGTACCAACGGCATCGGCACCACATTGGCAGCGGCCGAGCCCTTGATCATCCATCGCGAGGAGCACTTCCTCACCTCCAATGCCCGCTTGAGCTGTTCCGTTGCGCCGATCTTCAACCCCCAGGGCCTGTTGCAGGGTTGCTTGAACGCGACTTGCCTGAACAGCGATGGGCCCAAGCAAAGCCAGTACCTGACCCTGCAACTGGTGATCCTGTATGCCCGCTTGATCGAGAACGCACACTTTCGCCAGAGCTACCGGGATCGACTGACCCTCTCGCTCAAGCCCATTGATGAGATTGCCGACCTCGCCAACGAGCAGCTATTGGCGCTGGACGACCATGGTCGGGTGATCGGTGCCAATCACGCAGCCTTTGTGGTCCATGACCGAGCCGGTAGCCCGAACCTGCTGGGCGGCCATATCGACCAATTGCTGCCCATGGGCGTCGACGAGTTACTGAGCCTGACCAATGGCGGCGCCCGCAGCCTGCGCCTGCGCGCTCGGCAGGACGAAGCGCTGCTGGACGTTGGCCTGCGCATCCCTTCGAGCCATCACCGCCTGGCGTCCGCACCGGCCAAGGCGCTGCGGCCCCGTCATCCCGATCTGGAACAACTGGCCGGGGATGACCCAACGCTACAACAAGCCGTGCGGCGCTTGCGCAAGGTGATCGACAAAGATATCGCCATCCTCATTACCGGTGAGACTGGCACTGGCAAAGAGGCCTTTGCACGGGCCATTCACCAAGCCAGTGCGCGCCAGGACGGGCCCTTCGTCGCGCTCAACTGCGCGGCCATTCCTGAGAGCCTGATCGAGAGCGAACTGTTCGGCTACCGTGGCGGTAGTTTTACCGGTGCCGAGAAAAAAGGCATGAAGGGCAAGCTGGAACTGGCCAATGGCGGCACGCTGTTTCTCGATGAGATCGGCGATATGCCGGCCCATCTGCAAACCCGTCTGCTGCGCGTACTGGCCGAGCGGGAGATCTCCCCCATCGGTGCCCCAACGCCGGTGGCGCTGGATATTCAGGTGATTTGCGCAACGCACCAGGATCTGCAAGGCATGCTGCGCGACAAGCATTTCCGTGAGGACTTGTTCTATCGCCTCAACGGCATGAACCTCAGCCTGCCGCCCCTGCGCGAGCGCAGTGACCGTGCACAACTGATCCAGCAGCTGCTCGACAGCCAACTCGAAGCCAGGGGTCTGCAGCTCACCGCCCAGGCCCGCCAATGCCTGCTGGACGCACCCTGGCCCGGCAATATCCGCCAACTGATCAATGCCCTGCGCTACGCGGTGGCACTGGCCGAAGACGGCGCCATCGATCTCGACTGCCTCCCCGCCGACCTACTGCTGAGCAACGCACATGCTCAGCCGGCTAGCCAGCTGGCGAGCAGCGAGCCCCCAGCGTCGAGTCTGCTGGCGATCTTGCGCCGACATCGGTGGAATATCAGTGCGGCCGCCGCAGAGTTGGGGGTCGCTCGCTCGACGCTCTATCGACAGATGAAAAAGCAGCGGTTGGTGCAACCCAACGACCGTCTTTAA
- a CDS encoding dicarboxylate/amino acid:cation symporter has product MTIKKLLGTLYVQVVIAICLGILIGNYWPSLGVDLKPLGDGFIKLIKMIIGPIIFCTVVSGITSMHDVKQVGRVGGKALLYFEVVSSIALVLGLLAAHLMRPGAGFNIDVKTLDSSAIAGFVGQAEHGEGIVGFLLHVIPSTFFDAFSKGEILPVLFVSILFGVGLVIVGEKARPLAGLVNQASEVFFRIVGMISRVAPIGAFGAIAFTIGKYGLGSLLPLLKLVGTFYVTGLFFVVVVLGGIARYAGVNIFKLLSYIKAELMIVLGTSSSESALPQLIQKLESLGASKGVVGIVVPTGYTFNLDGTNIYMTLAVLFLAQATNIELTLEQQFTLLAVAMLTSKGAGAVVGAGFVALAASLAVVPTVPVAAMVLILGVDRFMAECRSLTNIIGNAVATLVVAAWEGQLDRTQLAPVAIKSGKQSMIGRPKPAAAE; this is encoded by the coding sequence ATGACAATCAAAAAGCTGCTGGGAACACTCTATGTACAAGTCGTCATCGCCATCTGCCTGGGCATATTGATCGGTAACTACTGGCCGTCGCTTGGCGTCGACTTGAAGCCGTTGGGTGACGGCTTTATCAAGCTGATCAAGATGATCATCGGGCCAATTATCTTTTGCACCGTGGTCTCGGGAATCACCAGCATGCATGACGTCAAGCAGGTGGGCCGGGTCGGTGGCAAGGCACTGTTGTACTTTGAAGTGGTGTCTTCCATCGCGCTAGTGCTCGGGTTGCTCGCAGCGCATCTGATGCGTCCTGGCGCGGGCTTCAACATCGATGTCAAGACGCTCGACAGCTCGGCAATCGCCGGTTTTGTTGGCCAGGCCGAACATGGCGAAGGCATCGTTGGCTTTCTTCTGCATGTGATCCCCTCGACCTTTTTTGATGCGTTCTCCAAGGGCGAGATATTGCCGGTGTTATTTGTGTCGATCCTGTTCGGTGTTGGCCTGGTGATTGTCGGTGAAAAGGCGCGTCCACTCGCAGGCCTGGTAAACCAAGCCAGTGAGGTTTTCTTCCGGATCGTGGGCATGATCAGCCGTGTAGCTCCTATTGGGGCCTTTGGCGCCATTGCGTTCACTATCGGCAAGTATGGCCTGGGTTCATTGCTGCCTCTGCTCAAGTTAGTAGGGACTTTCTACGTCACCGGCCTGTTTTTTGTCGTCGTGGTTCTAGGCGGTATTGCACGTTACGCCGGCGTTAACATTTTCAAGCTCCTCAGCTATATCAAGGCCGAGCTGATGATCGTGCTGGGAACCAGTTCCTCGGAGTCGGCCTTGCCGCAACTGATCCAGAAGCTGGAAAGCTTGGGGGCCTCGAAGGGGGTCGTGGGTATCGTGGTACCGACCGGCTACACCTTCAACCTGGACGGCACCAATATTTATATGACGTTGGCCGTGCTGTTTTTGGCCCAAGCCACCAATATCGAATTGACACTGGAGCAACAGTTCACCCTGTTGGCCGTGGCGATGCTGACGTCCAAAGGGGCAGGTGCGGTGGTCGGCGCAGGCTTTGTAGCTTTAGCCGCCAGCCTGGCTGTGGTGCCCACGGTGCCCGTGGCGGCGATGGTGTTGATTTTGGGCGTGGACCGTTTCATGGCTGAGTGCCGCTCGTTGACCAACATCATCGGCAATGCCGTGGCAACCCTGGTAGTGGCCGCCTGGGAAGGCCAGCTAGACCGCACCCAGCTGGCGCCAGTTGCAATAAAGAGTGGAAAGCAGTCGATGATCGGTCGGCCGAAGCCAGCGGCAGCAGAGTGA
- a CDS encoding glutathione S-transferase family protein, whose translation MLLYQFRKGTNPRRVIIYLAEKGIDIPRYELDYENGEHRTARYLNINPAGRAPTLVTDSGLAITDSGAIVEYLEELHPDHPMIGTDPLTRARVRSLERLGSELVARGQLWLWNRTGAFPAKESAPSPEMAERMHRYVTELLDVLEKEIGDQSFLAGPEPTIADCTTFTIFQTARERFDLPLGNEHPRLDAWYARFRARPSAAY comes from the coding sequence ATGCTGCTTTACCAGTTTCGCAAGGGTACCAATCCCCGCCGCGTCATCATTTACCTGGCAGAAAAAGGTATTGATATCCCACGCTACGAGCTTGATTACGAGAACGGCGAACATCGCACTGCCCGTTACCTCAATATCAACCCAGCGGGCCGGGCCCCGACCTTGGTCACCGATTCTGGACTCGCCATTACAGACTCAGGGGCAATCGTCGAGTATCTGGAGGAGCTTCATCCCGACCACCCAATGATCGGCACCGACCCGCTGACACGGGCCCGGGTGCGGTCGCTTGAACGGCTCGGCAGTGAGTTGGTAGCACGCGGCCAGTTGTGGCTATGGAATCGGACTGGCGCCTTCCCCGCAAAGGAGAGCGCGCCCTCCCCGGAGATGGCTGAGCGCATGCATCGTTATGTGACGGAACTGCTCGATGTGCTGGAAAAAGAGATCGGCGACCAGTCTTTTCTCGCCGGTCCGGAGCCAACGATCGCGGACTGTACGACGTTCACCATTTTCCAGACCGCCCGTGAGCGGTTCGACCTGCCGTTGGGTAATGAACATCCCCGTCTCGACGCCTGGTACGCACGCTTCAGGGCTCGTCCTAGCGCAGCGTATTAA
- a CDS encoding alpha/beta fold hydrolase translates to MFAGFQKQKRHVNGVDISYRMGGTGPGLLLLHGHPQTHVIWHKVAPRLAEHFTVVAADLRGYGDSSRPPADAEHRNYSKRTMAMDNIELMGSLGFDRFSVLAHDRGARVAHRLALDHPHAVQRMALLDIAPTLAMYAQTDEAFARAYWHWFFLIRPAPLPESLIEANPEQYLRSVMGSRSAGLTPFTEEAFAEYLRCLQLPGSARGICEDYRAAASLDLEHDRADLTAGHRLDMPLLALWGAEGTVGRCFDPLKEWQKVATDVRGTALPAGHYLAEQAPELLLEAVQDFFADLL, encoded by the coding sequence ATGTTCGCCGGATTCCAAAAACAAAAACGTCATGTCAACGGTGTGGACATAAGCTATCGCATGGGTGGCACGGGGCCGGGGCTCCTGCTCTTGCACGGACACCCTCAGACCCACGTTATCTGGCACAAGGTTGCCCCTCGGCTGGCGGAGCATTTCACCGTGGTCGCTGCCGACCTTCGTGGCTATGGCGACAGCAGCCGGCCCCCTGCCGATGCCGAGCACCGCAATTACTCCAAGCGAACGATGGCCATGGATAACATCGAACTGATGGGGTCTCTTGGCTTCGACCGCTTCAGCGTGCTGGCCCACGACCGGGGCGCACGCGTCGCCCATCGCTTGGCCTTGGACCATCCGCACGCGGTGCAGCGCATGGCGCTGCTGGACATTGCGCCAACGCTGGCGATGTACGCGCAAACCGATGAGGCCTTCGCGCGTGCGTACTGGCATTGGTTCTTTCTTATTCGACCGGCGCCGCTGCCCGAAAGCCTCATCGAGGCCAATCCCGAGCAGTACCTGCGCAGTGTGATGGGTAGCCGCAGCGCGGGCCTCACACCGTTTACCGAGGAGGCATTCGCCGAGTATCTGCGTTGCTTGCAACTGCCCGGTAGCGCCCGAGGCATTTGTGAAGATTACCGCGCAGCTGCAAGTCTCGATCTGGAGCACGACCGAGCTGATCTCACAGCCGGGCATCGTCTCGACATGCCGCTGCTCGCCCTGTGGGGAGCCGAGGGCACAGTCGGCCGTTGCTTCGATCCCTTGAAGGAATGGCAAAAGGTCGCCACCGATGTTCGCGGCACAGCGCTGCCAGCCGGCCACTACCTCGCAGAGCAAGCGCCTGAACTTCTGCTCGAAGCCGTGCAGGACTTCTTCGCAGACCTGCTCTAA
- the aldA gene encoding aldehyde dehydrogenase — translation MSHAIYQNYIANAFVASDEHLEVHNPANGQLLAHVPQGSSAEVERAIAAARQAQKAWAARPAIERAGYLRKIASKIREHGERLARIITAEQGKVLELARVEVNFTADYLDYMAEWARRLEGEVLSSDRPGESIFLLRKPLGVVAGILPWNFPFFLIARKMAPALLTGNTIVIKPSEETPINCFEFARLVAETDLPAGVFNVVCGTGATVGNALTSHPGIDLISFTGSVGTGSRIMAAAAPNITKLNLELGGKAPAIVLADADLDLAVRAITASRVINTGQVCNCAERVYVERKVADAFIERIAAAMAGTRYGDPLAENGLDMGPLINRAALDKVAQMVRTASGQGAQVITGGAVADLGQGFHYQPTVLAGCSADMEIMRKEIFGPVLPIQIVDDLDEAIALSNDSEYGLTSSIYTASLSAAMQATRSLDFGETYINRENFEAMQGFHAGTRKSGIGGADGKHGLYEYTHTHVVYIQA, via the coding sequence ATGAGTCACGCCATCTACCAGAACTACATCGCCAATGCCTTTGTCGCCAGCGACGAGCATCTTGAGGTGCATAACCCGGCCAACGGCCAATTACTGGCGCATGTGCCCCAGGGCAGCAGCGCTGAAGTCGAGCGGGCCATTGCCGCGGCGCGTCAGGCACAGAAGGCCTGGGCCGCCCGGCCGGCTATTGAACGTGCGGGCTATCTGCGCAAAATCGCCAGCAAGATACGCGAGCACGGCGAACGCCTGGCTCGGATCATTACCGCTGAGCAGGGCAAAGTCCTGGAACTGGCGCGGGTCGAGGTGAACTTCACGGCCGACTACCTCGACTATATGGCCGAATGGGCACGGCGCCTGGAAGGCGAAGTGCTGAGCAGCGACCGGCCCGGTGAAAGCATCTTTTTGCTGCGTAAACCCCTCGGCGTGGTCGCCGGGATTCTGCCCTGGAATTTTCCGTTCTTCCTGATCGCCCGCAAGATGGCGCCGGCGCTTCTGACCGGCAATACCATCGTGATCAAGCCGAGCGAAGAAACGCCGATCAACTGCTTCGAGTTCGCCCGCCTGGTGGCCGAAACCGATCTACCGGCGGGGGTGTTCAATGTGGTCTGCGGCACCGGCGCGACGGTCGGCAATGCGCTGACCAGTCATCCGGGCATCGACCTGATCAGCTTCACCGGCAGCGTCGGCACCGGCTCGCGAATCATGGCCGCCGCAGCGCCGAATATCACCAAGCTCAATCTGGAATTGGGCGGTAAGGCGCCTGCCATTGTGCTGGCTGACGCAGATCTGGATCTTGCAGTCAGGGCGATTACCGCCTCGCGGGTGATCAATACCGGGCAAGTGTGCAACTGCGCCGAACGCGTGTACGTCGAGCGCAAGGTGGCCGATGCGTTTATCGAGCGTATTGCGGCGGCCATGGCTGGCACTCGTTATGGTGATCCGTTGGCCGAAAATGGCTTGGACATGGGCCCGCTGATCAATCGCGCGGCGCTCGACAAGGTGGCGCAAATGGTCCGGACCGCGAGCGGGCAGGGCGCGCAGGTGATTACTGGCGGTGCGGTGGCCGATCTGGGCCAAGGGTTTCACTATCAGCCAACGGTGTTGGCCGGGTGTTCCGCCGACATGGAGATCATGCGCAAGGAGATTTTTGGCCCGGTGCTGCCAATCCAGATTGTCGATGACCTCGACGAGGCGATTGCGTTGTCCAATGACAGCGAATACGGCCTGACCTCATCGATCTACACCGCGAGTCTCAGCGCGGCCATGCAGGCAACCCGCTCGCTGGATTTCGGTGAGACCTATATCAACCGCGAGAACTTCGAAGCCATGCAGGGCTTCCATGCCGGCACGCGCAAGTCGGGCATTGGCGGTGCCGATGGCAAGCACGGGTTGTACGAATACACCCATACCCACGTGGTGTATATCCAGGCGTGA
- a CDS encoding LysR substrate-binding domain-containing protein: MINIKGSTPLPEDLRVFLTVIRKSGFATAADDLGLSAAYVSKRIQILESTLGTRLLHRTSRRVTLTEDGERVRAWAIRILEDFQHMADELVDAHEIPRGRLHMCSSFGFGRNHVAPALSMLAERYPELEIRLDLFDRVVDIVSEGFDLEIRVGDDIPKQHIGRQLVRNRRILCAAPSYLERRGIPQQLSDLELHDCLVLKERDNAFGLWVLEHEGAQRSVKVKGPLSSNSGEIVLQWALDGRGILLRSMWDAKPLLEQGKLVQLLPDYHQNANVWAVYPTRLAHSAKLRACVEFLQKYFMALSL; encoded by the coding sequence ATGATCAATATCAAAGGTTCGACGCCTCTTCCCGAAGATCTACGAGTGTTCCTCACGGTGATTCGCAAGTCCGGTTTTGCCACCGCCGCCGATGATCTGGGATTGTCGGCAGCCTACGTGAGCAAGCGCATCCAGATTCTCGAAAGCACGCTGGGCACTCGCCTGCTGCACCGCACTAGCCGCCGAGTGACCTTGACCGAAGACGGTGAGCGTGTGAGAGCTTGGGCAATACGCATTCTGGAAGACTTCCAGCACATGGCCGACGAGCTGGTTGATGCCCATGAAATTCCCCGCGGTCGATTACACATGTGCAGCAGCTTCGGTTTCGGTCGAAACCATGTGGCCCCGGCGCTTTCAATGCTCGCCGAGCGCTATCCCGAGTTGGAAATACGCTTGGACCTGTTTGATCGTGTGGTGGACATCGTTAGCGAAGGGTTCGACCTGGAAATCCGCGTGGGTGATGATATTCCCAAGCAGCACATCGGGCGCCAGTTGGTCCGTAACCGACGCATATTATGCGCGGCGCCAAGCTACCTTGAGCGCCGGGGGATTCCCCAGCAGCTCAGCGACCTGGAACTGCACGACTGCCTGGTCCTCAAGGAACGCGACAATGCCTTTGGCTTATGGGTGCTGGAACACGAAGGCGCTCAGCGAAGTGTCAAAGTGAAAGGCCCTCTTTCATCTAACAGTGGGGAGATCGTCCTGCAATGGGCGCTGGACGGTCGGGGCATATTGCTACGCTCGATGTGGGATGCGAAGCCCCTGCTGGAACAGGGAAAACTGGTGCAGCTGTTGCCCGACTACCATCAGAATGCCAATGTCTGGGCCGTCTATCCCACACGGCTGGCCCATTCCGCCAAGCTGCGAGCGTGCGTCGAATTTCTACAGAAGTATTTCATGGCGCTGTCGCTCTGA
- a CDS encoding LysR family transcriptional regulator has translation MTDRWMEVEVFTRVAESGSFSRAAQELGLSQPSTSRIVTGLENRLGVKLLLRTTRNVALTEAGAEFLERARQAAADLEDAEDAARGIDSLRGTLRLAVPIVYGTLAVIPALPGFLERYPDLRVEITMRDERQNLVAAGVDMAIRMGTLEDSTFGARQIASVARMLVASPAYLARKGVPKVPEELASHDALLHEQSFPEKSALKLFKAGTEQVVTLRGRVKIDAAPGILAAATAGLGIANVTTIMSAQGLHDGSLVQLLPDYELEPLKAFAVFPSGPKPSAKVRALVAHLIAVLGA, from the coding sequence ATGACTGATCGTTGGATGGAAGTCGAAGTTTTCACCCGGGTAGCGGAGTCGGGAAGCTTCTCCCGTGCGGCCCAGGAACTTGGTCTTTCACAGCCGTCGACCTCCCGCATCGTCACCGGATTGGAAAACCGTCTGGGCGTGAAGCTCTTGCTGCGCACGACGCGCAACGTGGCACTCACGGAAGCAGGCGCGGAATTTCTGGAACGGGCTCGCCAAGCGGCTGCGGACTTGGAGGACGCTGAAGATGCGGCGCGAGGAATTGATTCCCTGCGTGGCACCCTCCGCCTTGCGGTACCCATTGTGTACGGCACCCTGGCGGTCATTCCCGCCTTGCCCGGGTTTCTCGAGCGTTACCCTGATCTGCGAGTCGAAATCACCATGCGAGATGAGCGCCAGAACCTGGTGGCGGCTGGAGTAGACATGGCAATCCGGATGGGCACGCTTGAAGACTCCACGTTCGGAGCCCGGCAAATTGCGTCAGTGGCGCGAATGTTGGTGGCGTCGCCTGCATACCTCGCCAGGAAAGGGGTGCCGAAAGTGCCTGAAGAACTGGCGTCTCACGACGCACTTCTGCACGAACAAAGCTTTCCAGAGAAAAGCGCATTGAAACTGTTCAAGGCTGGCACGGAGCAAGTCGTGACGTTGCGGGGAAGGGTCAAGATCGATGCAGCGCCAGGCATTCTGGCGGCTGCAACGGCCGGTCTGGGTATCGCCAATGTGACCACTATCATGTCAGCACAAGGACTACACGACGGCAGCCTCGTTCAACTGCTGCCCGACTATGAGCTGGAGCCATTGAAGGCATTTGCCGTATTTCCGTCGGGCCCCAAGCCTTCGGCCAAGGTGCGGGCACTGGTAGCCCACCTTATCGCGGTATTAGGCGCCTAG
- a CDS encoding winged helix-turn-helix transcriptional regulator, protein MASTLHGRNYEETALGPRLKPCAPHDVLTRLGDKWTILTLLLLAIVPGHRLRFSAIRNGIEGITQRMLTVTLRNLERDGFLIRHCFAEVPPRVEYELTDMGRDLLPALEGFTGWIREHWPLIIDARRAFDEAKKAGKADPA, encoded by the coding sequence ATGGCCAGCACCTTGCACGGTCGCAATTACGAGGAAACGGCGCTAGGGCCACGCCTCAAGCCGTGCGCGCCACACGACGTGCTAACCCGGCTTGGCGACAAATGGACGATCCTTACGTTGTTGCTGCTGGCGATCGTTCCTGGCCACCGGCTGCGGTTCTCGGCGATCCGCAACGGTATCGAAGGCATCACCCAGCGAATGTTGACGGTGACGCTCAGAAACCTCGAGCGGGACGGTTTTCTCATCCGTCACTGCTTTGCAGAAGTGCCACCTCGCGTCGAGTACGAGCTGACCGACATGGGCCGGGACCTGTTGCCAGCGCTGGAAGGTTTCACGGGTTGGATCAGGGAGCACTGGCCCCTTATCATCGATGCGCGGCGTGCCTTTGATGAAGCAAAAAAGGCGGGCAAAGCAGACCCTGCCTGA
- a CDS encoding glutathione S-transferase family protein → MSIKIYGDPGSGSLRRVTAAAAIMGVDVERMHVDLFKGESHTPEFLTLNPHGLTPVLQDGDTVIWEASAINLYLAEKTDSNLLGRTQAEKREVLQWMFWSGEQWRIFSTLLFNEWAGATFMGKPKSDAIVQLAMTSIRNAAQVLESHLAARTFMVGDALTLADIDIAAPFSQYRRTGAPFEEFPNLVAWQQRLLETVPAWEATRDEVEKRMAGALGAVS, encoded by the coding sequence ATGTCCATCAAAATCTACGGCGATCCAGGCTCGGGTAGCCTTCGTCGCGTCACCGCTGCGGCAGCAATCATGGGCGTCGATGTCGAACGTATGCATGTCGACTTGTTCAAGGGTGAAAGCCATACCCCTGAGTTTCTGACGTTGAATCCGCACGGGCTCACACCCGTACTCCAGGACGGTGATACCGTCATATGGGAAGCGTCAGCCATCAACCTGTACCTTGCCGAGAAAACAGACTCCAACCTGCTTGGACGGACTCAGGCAGAGAAGCGGGAGGTCCTGCAATGGATGTTCTGGTCGGGTGAGCAATGGCGGATATTTTCCACGCTTCTCTTCAATGAATGGGCGGGGGCGACGTTCATGGGCAAGCCAAAGAGCGACGCGATCGTCCAGTTGGCGATGACCAGTATTCGCAACGCCGCACAAGTGCTGGAATCACATCTGGCGGCCCGAACATTCATGGTCGGTGACGCGTTGACCCTGGCAGACATTGATATTGCAGCACCGTTTTCGCAGTACCGACGCACTGGCGCGCCGTTCGAAGAATTCCCGAATCTGGTCGCTTGGCAGCAGCGTCTGCTCGAGACCGTGCCCGCCTGGGAGGCGACTCGTGATGAAGTGGAAAAGCGGATGGCTGGAGCCCTTGGCGCCGTAAGCTGA